The following proteins are co-located in the Palaemon carinicauda isolate YSFRI2023 chromosome 3, ASM3689809v2, whole genome shotgun sequence genome:
- the LOC137638133 gene encoding piggyBac transposable element-derived protein 3-like: protein MFRGHTFYGHRNAALETQERTPWVAPDDAEGSDVDVSPLDVDSDDDDPSYVPDDEGLTLEDAFDPPNARGRRVNVVVPQEMPVEEEGEGEVNPKRPRVGEWKKDDIDIQPLPDFIHPQPDFLREPYEYFSQFFTAELRDHIVFQSNLYSRQKDVGSNFHISEEDVMVFLGLIIYMGLVPLPSIVDFWAVKTRIPQVADFMSRNRFKAIRSSLHFNDNDQAAGSQDRFFKVRVPFSKVTREFLKVPETPIHSIDEVMVAYKGTRAGNLRQYVAKKPDKWGYKLFCRSSVDGFVHDILMYQGETTFVSHPTQLSEEENAMSVTSKFVVSLVKTIKDPSHAAVYADNYFTSIGLAKYLRSKYGCRYVGTARENRVGHPPLKSVKEMSKKTTQRGTLDYVSSDGILVARWKDNSVVTILSTDVGVNPMGTVERYDRAQKKKVPIPCPSAIQMYNNRMGGIDKSDMLTHLYKTPFRAKRYYMRLFAYLLDLIICNAWILYKRDCLALQTNPKPLKDFRLDISNWLRSFKTSNFRITRNSLGTRDVPLPKRGQRAVLPSIESRQDATALHMPKHVTMRQTCKFCSTAGHIHRSRWMCEECKVALCLTENRNCFALFHKISK from the exons atg tttcgtggccatacgttttatgggcatcgcaacgctgcattggagactcaggaacgtacaccatgggttgcccctgacgatgctgaaggaagtgatgtcgacgtgagccctttggatgtcgacagtgatgacgacgacccttcgtacgttcctgacgacgaaggccttactctggaggatgcttttgaccctcccaatgctagag gtcgcagggtcaatgttgttgtccctcaggagatgcctgtggaagaggaaggtgaaggtgaggttaaccctaagaggcctcgtgttggtgaatggaagaaggacgacattgacatccaacccctgcccgacttcattcatccacagccggacttcttgagggaaccttatgagtatttctctcagttcttcacagctgaattgagggatcacatcgttttccagtccaacctgtactcaagacagaaggatgtaggcagtaacttccacatatcagaagaggatgtcatggttttccttggcctcatcatatacatgggcctggttcctctccctagcatcgtcgacttctgggccgtgaagaccaggattcctcaggttgcagacttcatgtccaggaaccgcttcaaggccattcgatcatcacttcacttcaacgacaatgaccaggcagcaggctcccaagatcggttcttcaaggtgagagtccccttcagcaaggtcaccagagagttcctgaaagttcccgagactcctatccattccattgatgaagtgatggttgcctacaagggcacaagggctggtaaccttcgccagtatgtagccaagaagcctgacaagtggggctacaagttgttctgccgctccagcgtggatggatttgtgcatgatattcttatgtaccaaggggagacaacctttgtgagccaccctactcagctgtctgaagaggagaatgccatgtctgtcacttccaagtttgttgtctcccttgttaagaccatcaaggacccaagtcacgcagcagtgtatgcagacaactacttcaccagtatagggttggctaagtacctgagatcgaagtatggatgccggtatgtgggaactgccagggaaaaccgagttggacatcctcccctgaagtctgtgaaggagatgagcaagaagacgacgcaaaggggcacactggactacgtctcttctgatggcatcctcgttgcaagatggaaggacaacagcgtcgtgacaatcttgtccactgatgtcggtgtcaaccccatgggaacagtggagcggtacgacagggcacagaagaagaaggttcccattccttgtccatctgccatccagatgtacaacaaccgcatgggtggcatcgacaaaagtgacatgttgacacacctctacaagacccccttcagagcaaagaggtactacatgaggctctttgcttacctcctggacctgatcatctgcaacgcttggattctgtacaagagggattgcttggctttgcagacgaacccaaagcccctcaaggacttccgactggatatctccaattggctgagaagtttcaagacatcaaacttcaggattactagaaattctcttggcaccagggatgtccctttgcccaaaaggggccaacgggcagttttgccaagtatagagtcacgccaggatgccactgccctacacatgccaaagcatgtcaccatgaggcagacctgcaagttctgttcaactgcaggccacatccacaggtctcgctggatgtgtgaggagtgcaaggtggccctttgcctcactgaaaatcgtaattgttttgctttgtttcataagatttccaagtaa